The following proteins are encoded in a genomic region of Bosea beijingensis:
- a CDS encoding glycosyltransferase family 2 protein encodes MPPLSIFIIAQNEADRIGRTIEAARALSDDIVLVDSGSTDGTQALAESLGARVIFNPWPGYGQQKRFAEEQCRHDWLLNLDADEVIPPDLAAEIAALFAAGLPSKDAYKLRIAEIFPGEGAPHRFAYALAPVRLYRRSKGRYSPSPVHDRVDLSPDARVGRLRGTVHHFSVRSLGEQMDKLNAYSDAQADDLDARGGTLSVFRLVAEFPANFLKAYIGRRHALRGIYGFMTAMNYAFYRYLRVAKHWERRLQRRASAEAPTPPANRDGQNG; translated from the coding sequence GTGCCGCCTCTCTCGATCTTCATCATCGCCCAGAACGAGGCAGACCGGATCGGCCGCACGATCGAGGCGGCGCGAGCCTTGAGCGACGACATCGTTCTCGTCGATTCCGGTTCGACCGACGGCACCCAGGCGCTGGCGGAATCACTGGGCGCGCGCGTCATCTTCAATCCCTGGCCGGGTTATGGCCAGCAGAAGCGCTTCGCGGAAGAGCAATGCCGCCATGACTGGCTGCTCAATCTCGATGCCGACGAGGTGATTCCACCCGATCTCGCCGCGGAGATCGCCGCGCTCTTCGCCGCCGGCTTGCCATCCAAGGACGCCTACAAGCTGAGAATCGCCGAGATCTTCCCGGGCGAAGGCGCCCCGCATCGATTCGCCTATGCCCTCGCCCCCGTACGTCTCTATCGCAGGAGCAAGGGCCGTTATTCGCCCTCGCCCGTGCATGATCGTGTCGATCTCTCGCCGGATGCGCGCGTCGGACGCCTACGCGGAACGGTGCATCATTTCTCGGTCCGCTCTCTCGGCGAGCAGATGGATAAGCTCAACGCCTATAGCGATGCGCAGGCCGACGACCTCGACGCCCGCGGCGGCACGCTCTCAGTCTTCCGGCTGGTCGCCGAATTCCCCGCCAATTTCCTGAAGGCCTATATCGGGCGGCGCCATGCGCTGCGCGGCATCTACGGCTTCATGACCGCGATGAACTACGCCTTCTATCGCTATCTGCGCGTCGCCAAGCACTGGGAGCGCCGCCTGCAACGGCGCGCCTCGGCTGAAGCCCCGACGCCTCCCGCGAATCGCGATGGCCAAAATGGCTGA
- a CDS encoding glutathione S-transferase: MLVLRSSPASPFGRKVKMSAIELGLMERIDIVPADTNDPAEALRQQNPLGKIPTLVLEDGTTLFDSRVIVDYLDHLSGGKLIPAGEARFAQLRLQALADGICDAALLKVYEGRFRPEEGRNANWVAHQDGKVARGLQALEVLPPTFADRPRIGEIAVACALGYLDLRFEGTWRATHPKLVAWLDDFAARVPAFEATRFKG, from the coding sequence ATGCTCGTCCTGCGCTCCTCCCCCGCCTCTCCGTTCGGCCGCAAGGTCAAGATGTCGGCCATCGAACTCGGGCTGATGGAGCGGATCGACATCGTTCCGGCCGACACGAACGACCCGGCCGAGGCGCTGCGCCAGCAAAATCCGCTCGGCAAGATCCCGACCCTGGTGCTGGAGGATGGCACGACGCTGTTCGATTCGCGCGTCATCGTCGACTATCTCGACCATCTCAGCGGCGGGAAGCTGATCCCGGCCGGCGAAGCCCGCTTCGCACAGCTCCGACTTCAGGCGCTGGCCGACGGCATCTGCGATGCCGCTTTGCTCAAGGTCTATGAGGGACGCTTCCGCCCCGAGGAAGGCCGCAACGCCAACTGGGTCGCGCATCAGGACGGCAAGGTTGCGCGTGGCCTGCAAGCACTCGAAGTCCTACCACCCACCTTCGCGGATCGCCCCCGCATCGGCGAGATCGCGGTTGCCTGCGCGCTGGGCTATCTCGACCTGCGCTTCGAAGGAACCTGGCGCGCGACCCATCCGAAGCTCGTCGCCTGGCTCGATGATTTCGCAGCCCGCGTCCCCGCCTTCGAGGCGACCCGCTTCAAGGGCTGA
- a CDS encoding outer membrane protein, which translates to MKKYLLASVAALGLVAAGAASAADLPSRKGPIAAPVYMPPAFSWTGFYVGGNAGYGWGNVNANGFANVGDLDGFVGGGQIGYNYQMGQFVLGLEADLQFADLSSGNNLGLVNVKTDYFGTVRARVGVAFDRFMPYITGGWAYGNVKTSIPAIGFSSDRSHTGGFAVGGGLEYAVTNNIIAGVEYLYVDLGEKNILGAGTKVGTDFSVVRARLSYKF; encoded by the coding sequence ATGAAGAAGTATCTGCTTGCGAGCGTTGCCGCGCTCGGCCTCGTCGCCGCTGGCGCCGCCTCGGCCGCCGACCTGCCGTCCCGCAAGGGCCCGATCGCTGCCCCCGTCTACATGCCGCCGGCGTTCTCCTGGACCGGTTTCTACGTCGGTGGTAACGCCGGCTACGGCTGGGGCAACGTGAACGCCAACGGCTTCGCCAATGTCGGCGATCTCGACGGCTTCGTCGGTGGCGGCCAGATCGGCTACAACTACCAGATGGGCCAGTTCGTTCTCGGCCTTGAGGCTGACCTGCAGTTCGCTGACCTCAGCTCCGGCAACAACCTCGGCCTGGTGAACGTCAAGACCGACTACTTCGGTACGGTCCGCGCTCGCGTCGGCGTCGCCTTCGACCGGTTCATGCCTTACATCACCGGTGGTTGGGCCTACGGCAACGTGAAGACCTCGATCCCGGCGATCGGCTTCTCTTCGGATCGCAGCCACACCGGCGGCTTCGCCGTCGGCGGCGGTCTCGAGTACGCCGTGACCAACAACATCATCGCTGGCGTCGAGTACCTCTACGTCGACCTCGGCGAGAAGAACATCCTTGGCGCCGGCACCAAGGTCGGCACCGACTTCTCGGTCGTCCGCGCCCGCCTCAGCTACAAGTTCTGA